In the Thermodesulfobacteriota bacterium genome, TGCACGGTGAAGCCCACGTCCTCGAAGTAGGCCTGGATGCTCTCGCGGATGGGCGCTTCGTCGTCGATGCTCAGCAGAACGGGGCCTTCGGTCATGACGGCGCCACACTGGGGGACAAAGCGGCGGTGTTGATGCTGGTGCCGGCGGGTTGGCGCTGGCAGCCTTGAGACGCGAGAACAAGCGTGGCAGCGATCTCCGGCTGGTGGCTTCCACAGCACCTCTCATCCTAGCACAAAACCGGAGGCAGGGGCAGGGAAGAATCCGTTGTCAACCGAGGTGGCGATGGCGTAAAGTGGAGCCCGCGGCATAAGGGCCGCGGCCAGGATCTTTCATCGCATCGGGAGGGCGTCATGGGCGGACACGGTCATCATCCGGCGGATGGCATCGAGTGTGAAAAGGCGGGGATCTTCTTTCTGCTGGTGGCAGTGGTGCTGATCATCCTGGGCATGACCAACTAGGCTGCGGGGTCGGGTCCGCTCGCAAACAGGGCGGCCAGGACCTCGGCCAGGTCGGCAACGCCAATGAGGGCCATGCCGGCCGCTGCGGTGGTGCCCAGCCGCTCCCGGTTGCCCCGGGGCAGGAGCAGGCGGGAAAAGCCCAGGCGCTTGGCCTCCTGGATTCGGGTCTCCATCTGGGAGACCGCCCGCACCTCACCGGCCAGTCCCACCTCGCCGCAGACCGCGGTCCGGGGTGGGATGACCCGTTCCAGGAGGCTGCTGGCCACAGCCGCCACCACGCCGAGGTCCAGGGCCGGCTCGTCCACCCGGATGCCGCCGGCGATATTGACGAAGACGTCGCAGGTGGCCAGGCTCAATCCCGCCTTTTTTTCCAGAACCGCGGCCAGAAGACCCAGCCGTTGCGGGTCGACACCGATGGCGGTGCGGCGGGGCATGGCCAGGCCCGAGGGGCTGACCAGGGCCTGCACCTCCACCAGGATCGGCCGGCTCCCTTCCATGCTGGGCAGGACCACCGAGCCGGGCACCCCGACCGGCCGCTCGGCCAGAAAGATCTCCGAGGGGTTGCCCACCTCCACCAGGCCCTGGGTCTTCATCTCGAAGACCCCGATCTCGTTGGTGGGGCCGAAGCGGTTCTTCACCGCCCGCAGGATGCGGTACAGGTGGCCCCGGTCCCCCTCGAAGGAGAGCACGGTGTCCACCAGATGCTCCAGGACCTTGGGGCCGGCGATCAGCCCCTCCTTGGTGACGTGCCCCACCAGGACGATGGACAGATCCTGGCCCTTGGCCAGGACCTGCAGCCGGGCGGCGCTCTCCCGCACCTGGCCCACCGAGCCGGGAGCGGAGGTGAGATCGCTTGCGGCCATGGTCTGGATGGAGTCCACCGCCAGGACCGCCGGTCGTGAGCCGGCGGCCATCTCCTGGACGGCTTCCAGGGAGGATTCGGCGGCCACCAGCAGGCCGGGCGCGCTGATCCCCAGCCGGTCCGCCCGGAGGGCGATCTGGGCCCCGGACTCCTCGCCGGAGACATAGAGCACCGTCCGGCCCTGGCGGGCGATGCCGGCCAGAAGCTGCAGCAGCAGGGTGCTCTTGCCGATTCCGGGCTCCCCGGCCAAGAGCACCAGGGAGCCGGGCACCAGGCCCCCGCCCAGCACCCGGTCCAGCTCGCTGCTTCCGGTGGCCAGACGCTCTTCCGGCCGGTTGGCGGCGGCGCTCAAGGGCAGCGGCTGGCGGGTGGTGGTTGGCGGCTGCCGGCTGCCGCTCCGGGCCGGGCTGCGCCGCTCCTCGACGAGACTCTGCCAGGCGCCGCAGTCCGGGCAGCGTCCCAGCCACTTGCCGGTGGCAAAGCCGCATTCCTGACAC is a window encoding:
- the radA gene encoding DNA repair protein RadA, producing the protein MAKEETAFVCQECGFATGKWLGRCPDCGAWQSLVEERRSPARSGSRQPPTTTRQPLPLSAAANRPEERLATGSSELDRVLGGGLVPGSLVLLAGEPGIGKSTLLLQLLAGIARQGRTVLYVSGEESGAQIALRADRLGISAPGLLVAAESSLEAVQEMAAGSRPAVLAVDSIQTMAASDLTSAPGSVGQVRESAARLQVLAKGQDLSIVLVGHVTKEGLIAGPKVLEHLVDTVLSFEGDRGHLYRILRAVKNRFGPTNEIGVFEMKTQGLVEVGNPSEIFLAERPVGVPGSVVLPSMEGSRPILVEVQALVSPSGLAMPRRTAIGVDPQRLGLLAAVLEKKAGLSLATCDVFVNIAGGIRVDEPALDLGVVAAVASSLLERVIPPRTAVCGEVGLAGEVRAVSQMETRIQEAKRLGFSRLLLPRGNRERLGTTAAAGMALIGVADLAEVLAALFASGPDPAA